One stretch of Aquimarina sp. Aq107 DNA includes these proteins:
- a CDS encoding Gfo/Idh/MocA family protein — protein sequence MSKLKMGMVGGGTGSFIGDVHRKAAGIDGMIELVCGAFSSSKEKSLISGKELGISDKRVYGDFEEMIVKEVKLPEEERMDFVAIVTPNHMHFPPAKMALEHGFHVICDKPLSLTLDEAIELEKVVTSSGKVFALTHNYTGYPMVKQAKAMIAKGDLGNIRKINAHYLQGWLSTAVEKTGQKQAAWRVDPKRSGIGGALGDIGTHAENLIEYISDIKISSIASDLTAFGDGRSLDDDGNILLRFENGAKGIMSFSQIATGEENNLGIKIYGTKGSIEWYQENPNQLIVKWLDQPKQIYTPGGNGTYPESSEYVRIPAGHPEGYLEGFATIYRSFAKELINFKSKNMISQHLDFPTVIDGVRGMKFIYAAVESSKNNASWIKI from the coding sequence ATGTCAAAACTTAAAATGGGAATGGTCGGTGGTGGCACTGGATCATTCATTGGTGATGTTCATCGCAAAGCTGCTGGTATTGATGGGATGATTGAATTAGTTTGCGGAGCTTTTTCTTCTAGTAAAGAAAAAAGCCTTATCTCGGGAAAAGAACTAGGGATATCAGATAAAAGAGTATACGGCGACTTTGAAGAAATGATTGTTAAAGAAGTAAAGCTTCCAGAAGAAGAACGGATGGATTTTGTAGCTATTGTTACTCCTAATCATATGCATTTTCCACCCGCAAAAATGGCTTTAGAACATGGATTTCATGTAATTTGTGACAAACCTCTTTCTCTAACATTAGATGAAGCAATTGAATTAGAAAAAGTAGTCACTTCTTCTGGGAAAGTATTTGCATTGACACATAACTATACCGGGTATCCAATGGTGAAGCAAGCAAAAGCTATGATTGCGAAAGGAGATCTGGGAAACATCCGAAAAATCAACGCTCATTATTTACAAGGATGGCTTTCTACTGCGGTAGAAAAAACCGGTCAAAAACAAGCTGCCTGGAGAGTGGATCCTAAACGTTCTGGTATCGGTGGTGCTTTAGGAGATATTGGAACGCACGCAGAGAATTTAATAGAATATATATCAGACATTAAAATTAGTTCTATTGCGTCCGACCTTACGGCTTTTGGGGATGGACGAAGTCTAGATGATGATGGTAATATATTATTACGATTTGAAAATGGTGCTAAGGGAATCATGTCTTTTTCGCAAATTGCAACTGGAGAAGAGAATAACTTAGGTATTAAAATCTATGGTACTAAAGGTAGTATTGAATGGTATCAAGAAAATCCAAATCAGCTTATTGTAAAATGGCTAGATCAACCCAAACAAATATATACTCCTGGTGGTAATGGAACATATCCAGAATCATCAGAATATGTTAGGATTCCGGCAGGACATCCAGAAGGATATTTAGAAGGATTTGCAACAATTTATAGAAGCTTTGCCAAAGAATTAATAAATTTCAAAAGTAAAAATATGATTTCCCAGCATTTAGATTTCCCAACTGTTATTGATGGTGTTAGAGGAATGAAATTCATCTATGCTGCTGTAGAAAGCAGTAAAAATAATGCTAGCTGGATTAAAATTTAA
- a CDS encoding sugar phosphate isomerase/epimerase — MKTIKGPAVFLAQFMDDKEPFNSLDGLCKWASDLGYKGIQIPTWETRLIDLNTAAESQTYCDELKGKIADYGLEITELSSHLQGQLVAVHPAYDLMFDNFAPDDCKNNPKKRTEWAVNQVKNAATASSRLGIKAHGTFSGSLLWHTMHPWPQRPAGLVEMGFEELAKRWLPILNHFDEQGVDVCYEIHPGEDLHDGVTFERFLEATGNHKRVNILYDPSHFVLQQLDYLEYIDHYHEFIKAFHVKDSEFNPTGKKGVFGGYSDWIDRAGRYRSPGDGQIDFKTIFSKLTQYGCDVWAVMEWECCIKSPEQGAKEGAPFIQNHIIEATEKAFDDFAGAEIDKEQLKKILGL, encoded by the coding sequence ATGAAAACGATAAAAGGACCGGCAGTATTTCTTGCACAGTTCATGGATGATAAAGAACCTTTTAATTCGTTAGACGGATTATGCAAATGGGCATCTGATTTAGGATATAAAGGAATACAAATACCCACTTGGGAAACTCGGTTAATTGATCTAAACACTGCAGCAGAAAGCCAAACGTACTGCGATGAATTAAAAGGTAAAATAGCCGATTATGGTTTAGAGATAACGGAATTATCTTCACATCTTCAAGGGCAGCTAGTTGCAGTGCATCCTGCTTATGATTTAATGTTTGATAACTTTGCTCCTGATGATTGCAAGAATAATCCTAAAAAACGTACCGAATGGGCAGTTAATCAAGTTAAGAATGCCGCTACGGCAAGTAGTCGATTAGGAATTAAAGCACACGGCACATTCTCAGGCTCCTTGCTATGGCATACCATGCATCCATGGCCACAACGTCCAGCTGGATTAGTAGAAATGGGATTTGAAGAATTAGCTAAACGCTGGTTACCTATTCTTAATCATTTTGATGAGCAAGGTGTAGATGTTTGCTACGAAATTCATCCTGGTGAAGATTTACACGATGGAGTTACTTTTGAAAGATTCCTAGAAGCAACAGGAAATCATAAACGCGTAAATATATTATATGACCCTAGCCATTTTGTTTTACAACAATTGGATTATTTAGAATACATTGATCATTATCATGAATTTATAAAAGCTTTCCACGTAAAAGATTCAGAATTTAATCCTACAGGGAAAAAAGGAGTTTTTGGAGGATATAGTGATTGGATAGATCGAGCTGGACGCTATCGTTCTCCTGGAGATGGACAAATTGATTTTAAAACAATATTCTCTAAACTGACACAATATGGTTGTGATGTTTGGGCGGTTATGGAATGGGAATGTTGTATCAAATCCCCGGAGCAAGGGGCCAAAGAGGGCGCCCCATTTATTCAAAATCATATTATAGAAGCCACCGAAAAAGCTTTTGATGATTTTGCTGGAGCAGAAATCGATAAAGAACAACTAAAAAAAATATTAGGATTATAA
- a CDS encoding DUF1080 domain-containing protein — MNKIIYLFLICSIIFSCNEQKKEASTVPKMDTVKDEQPPTPKKEITDPKETEVWEPEPKAISFDKTNIPSDAIILFNGEDLSQWISTKDSTTAGWTINTDKTMTVKPGTGDIQTKNNFGSVQLHLEWKAPNIVEGEGQGRGNSGVFFQNKYEVQILDSYQNRTYSNGQATSIYKQHIPLVNATKPNDQWQTYDIIFHQPEFTNDKKVKSGSFTVIHNGVLVQDHVEILGSTEYIGPPKNEAHGKGPIKLQDHNNPVHYRNIWIRELN; from the coding sequence ATGAACAAAATCATATATCTATTTTTAATTTGCAGTATCATTTTTTCCTGTAATGAACAAAAAAAAGAAGCAAGCACTGTCCCTAAGATGGATACTGTAAAAGATGAACAACCTCCTACCCCTAAAAAAGAAATCACCGATCCTAAAGAAACTGAGGTATGGGAACCAGAACCTAAAGCAATTTCTTTTGATAAAACCAATATTCCTTCAGATGCAATTATACTTTTTAACGGAGAAGACTTAAGTCAATGGATCTCGACAAAAGATAGCACTACTGCCGGATGGACAATCAATACTGATAAAACAATGACGGTAAAACCTGGAACGGGAGATATTCAGACGAAAAATAATTTTGGAAGCGTCCAATTACATCTAGAATGGAAAGCTCCTAATATTGTAGAAGGAGAAGGCCAAGGAAGAGGAAATAGTGGTGTGTTTTTTCAAAATAAATACGAAGTACAAATTCTGGACAGTTATCAAAATCGCACCTATTCTAACGGACAAGCTACTTCTATTTATAAACAACATATACCGTTAGTAAATGCTACCAAACCGAATGATCAATGGCAGACGTATGACATTATATTTCATCAACCAGAATTTACAAATGATAAAAAAGTGAAATCAGGGTCATTTACTGTAATTCACAATGGAGTCTTAGTACAAGATCATGTAGAAATATTAGGTAGTACAGAATATATTGGCCCTCCAAAAAATGAAGCACATGGCAAAGGACCTATAAAATTACAAGATCATAATAATCCAGTACATTATCGAAATATTTGGATTAGAGAATTGAATTAA
- a CDS encoding carbohydrate kinase, with protein MKITCFGEVLWDIFPNHKKIGGAPLNVTLRLKTMGIDASIITKVGNDDLGEDIIQYINKQGLSLDTIQKDNQYHTGEVLVSLDQEGTASYEISRPVAWDFIENTQKAEEEVIISDAFIFGSLAARNDVSRNTLFKLFNKAKFKILDVNLRPPHYDTQLLNDLMKKADFIKLNDEELDEICTHFGIKESTLEEQIKSIAAYTNTSQICITKGGKGATLYYNNSFYHNDGYTIKVVDTVGAGDSFLATLISKLVEKNEPQLSVNYACAIGAMVAGSAGANPFFSDREVQDFIKSQ; from the coding sequence ATGAAAATCACCTGTTTCGGAGAAGTCCTTTGGGATATATTTCCTAATCACAAAAAAATTGGAGGAGCACCATTAAATGTTACCTTACGATTAAAAACAATGGGGATAGATGCTTCGATTATTACTAAAGTTGGGAACGATGACTTAGGAGAAGACATTATCCAATATATAAATAAACAGGGGTTATCGTTAGATACGATTCAAAAGGATAATCAATATCATACTGGTGAAGTTTTGGTTTCTTTGGATCAAGAAGGAACAGCGTCCTATGAGATTAGTCGTCCTGTTGCTTGGGATTTTATAGAAAATACTCAAAAAGCTGAAGAAGAAGTGATTATTTCTGATGCTTTTATTTTTGGAAGTTTAGCAGCTAGAAATGATGTTTCAAGAAATACTTTGTTTAAACTTTTTAATAAAGCCAAGTTTAAAATTTTAGATGTCAACCTTCGACCACCACATTATGACACACAGTTACTTAACGATTTAATGAAAAAAGCAGACTTTATTAAATTGAACGATGAAGAATTGGATGAGATCTGTACTCATTTTGGAATAAAAGAATCTACTCTCGAAGAGCAGATTAAGTCAATTGCGGCATATACCAATACTTCTCAAATCTGTATTACCAAAGGAGGAAAGGGGGCAACCTTATATTATAATAATTCTTTTTATCATAATGATGGATATACCATTAAAGTAGTAGATACTGTTGGTGCAGGAGATTCTTTTTTAGCAACGTTAATATCTAAATTAGTAGAAAAAAATGAACCTCAATTATCTGTGAATTATGCTTGTGCGATAGGAGCCATGGTAGCAGGTAGCGCAGGTGCTAATCCTTTTTTTAGTGATAGAGAGGTTCAGGATTTTATAAAAAGTCAATAG
- a CDS encoding response regulator, giving the protein MVETVLLIDDDKATQYIHKRIITKHNDFKNVLTFLGGDIALTYLKSINVSFIKKPQLIFVDLNMPSMNGWEFIEAYNKLGDDIIKHSKLMILTTSSNPNDISRSKTVKGVSDYIVKPLSNQKLDHILKTYFVNH; this is encoded by the coding sequence ATGGTAGAAACGGTATTACTAATCGATGATGATAAAGCTACTCAATATATTCATAAAAGAATTATCACCAAGCATAATGACTTTAAGAATGTACTTACATTTTTAGGAGGAGATATCGCGTTGACTTATCTAAAATCTATAAATGTAAGTTTCATAAAAAAACCACAGCTTATTTTTGTAGATTTAAATATGCCGTCTATGAATGGGTGGGAATTTATTGAAGCGTACAATAAATTGGGTGATGATATTATAAAACATAGTAAACTTATGATTTTAACGACTTCTTCGAATCCCAATGACATTTCAAGATCAAAAACAGTAAAAGGTGTTAGTGATTATATTGTTAAACCTCTTTCAAATCAAAAATTAGATCACATTCTAAAAACATATTTTGTAAATCATTAG
- a CDS encoding ATP-binding protein, with protein sequence MKVSENKSDDIIVNDQDELQSLLEHTDELIYQFRYFPEEKKYTLPFASRGLWNVYEVMPEEVKYDAAPAINRIHKDDVKAVFDIVNNSMKTLKSWSYDFRVVLPSKGVRWLRGNGRPIQLMDGSFLWNGCVIDITSQKKKEEEVKRTIDVIESQNVRLMNFAHIATHNLRSYSNNLELLLELAEKESDLNEKNEIMGHVKKVSEGFSDTMAHLNEIVTVYTDVSQQLKTVNLNTSIEKTVNILKGNITQKKAVIINQVPTECFLEYNPAFIESILLNLISNAIKYSDSERNPKIKLNAFHENGRLILQVSDNGAGIDLRKHGESLFGMYKTFHKNKDAVGVGLFLTKNQIEAMGGKIEVKSKVGVGTSFKVFLT encoded by the coding sequence GAAAGTTTCCGAGAATAAAAGCGATGATATTATTGTGAATGATCAGGATGAACTTCAATCTTTGTTAGAGCATACGGATGAACTAATTTATCAATTTCGATATTTTCCAGAAGAAAAAAAATATACACTTCCTTTTGCCAGTAGAGGCCTATGGAATGTGTATGAAGTAATGCCTGAAGAGGTAAAATATGATGCAGCCCCAGCTATTAATAGGATCCATAAAGATGATGTTAAGGCAGTTTTTGACATAGTAAATAACTCAATGAAAACGTTAAAAAGTTGGAGCTATGATTTTAGGGTAGTATTACCTTCCAAAGGTGTTCGTTGGTTAAGAGGAAACGGACGACCGATACAATTGATGGATGGTAGTTTTCTTTGGAATGGATGTGTAATAGATATAACATCTCAAAAAAAGAAAGAAGAAGAAGTAAAAAGGACAATTGATGTTATAGAATCACAAAATGTAAGATTAATGAATTTTGCCCATATAGCAACTCATAATTTACGATCATACTCCAATAACCTAGAATTACTTCTTGAATTAGCTGAAAAAGAATCTGACCTTAATGAAAAGAACGAAATTATGGGGCATGTGAAAAAAGTGTCAGAAGGGTTTTCGGATACGATGGCACATCTAAACGAAATTGTAACGGTCTATACAGACGTAAGTCAACAATTGAAAACGGTAAACCTCAATACATCTATAGAGAAGACAGTTAATATCTTAAAAGGAAATATAACCCAAAAAAAGGCTGTAATTATAAACCAAGTCCCAACAGAGTGTTTTTTAGAATATAATCCAGCATTTATAGAAAGCATTTTACTTAATTTAATATCTAATGCTATTAAATATTCTGATTCAGAACGCAACCCAAAGATAAAACTGAATGCTTTTCACGAGAATGGTCGATTAATTTTACAAGTTTCTGATAATGGGGCAGGCATAGACCTTAGAAAACATGGAGAGAGTTTATTTGGGATGTATAAAACTTTTCATAAAAATAAAGATGCTGTTGGGGTCGGACTATTTCTTACCAAAAATCAAATAGAAGCAATGGGAGGTAAAATAGAGGTGAAAAGTAAAGTCGGAGTGGGAACAAGTTTTAAGGTTTTTCTAACCTAG